The following are encoded together in the Pedobacter sp. D749 genome:
- a CDS encoding dihydrodipicolinate synthase family protein, whose translation MGIKWTGVFPAVTTKFTANDELDFPAFDLNIEAQLEAGAEGIILGGSLGEASVLTDEEKFGLLSHTLTVVNGRVPVLLNIAESTTKKAIEVAQKAESLGAQGLMLLPPMRYNAAPDETLAFFGAIAESTSLPIMIYNNPVDYKIEVTLDMFEVLTKYDNIQAIKESTRDVSNVTRLINRFGDRFKIFTGVDPLAMESIVMGAHGWVAGLVDAFPRETVAIFRLIKENRIAEALTIYRWFLPVLELDIHAKLVQYIKLAEVATGLGTEAVRAPRLPLSGAEREKVLKIINDALAVRPELPAGSWGK comes from the coding sequence ATGGGTATCAAATGGACTGGGGTTTTCCCTGCTGTAACTACTAAATTTACAGCAAATGATGAGTTAGATTTTCCGGCTTTCGATTTAAATATCGAAGCGCAATTAGAAGCAGGTGCTGAAGGGATAATTTTAGGTGGATCGCTTGGTGAAGCCAGTGTATTAACCGATGAGGAAAAGTTTGGCCTGTTATCGCATACCTTAACCGTGGTAAACGGTCGCGTACCGGTTTTATTGAACATTGCTGAGTCAACTACAAAAAAAGCAATCGAAGTAGCTCAAAAAGCCGAATCGCTTGGTGCGCAAGGTTTAATGTTGTTGCCGCCAATGCGCTACAACGCTGCTCCAGACGAAACTTTGGCCTTTTTTGGTGCCATTGCTGAAAGCACCAGCTTACCGATCATGATTTATAACAATCCTGTTGATTATAAAATCGAGGTAACCTTAGATATGTTCGAGGTTTTGACCAAATACGATAACATACAGGCGATCAAAGAATCAACAAGGGATGTATCAAATGTAACGCGGTTAATCAACCGTTTTGGCGACCGTTTCAAAATCTTTACCGGAGTAGATCCATTAGCGATGGAAAGCATTGTGATGGGTGCACACGGATGGGTTGCGGGTTTGGTTGATGCTTTCCCAAGAGAAACCGTTGCTATTTTCAGATTGATTAAAGAAAATCGCATTGCTGAAGCACTAACGATTTACCGTTGGTTTTTACCAGTGCTTGAGTTGGATATTCATGCGAAATTGGTGCAATACATTAAGCTCGCAGAGGTTGCAACAGGATTAGGAACCGAAGCCGTTCGTGCACCGCGCTTACCATTAAGTGGCGCAGAAAGAGAGAAAGTATTAAAAATTATTAATGATGCACTAGCTGTTCGTCCGGAATTACCTGCAGGTAGCTGGGGAAAATAG